Proteins from a genomic interval of Quercus lobata isolate SW786 chromosome 11, ValleyOak3.0 Primary Assembly, whole genome shotgun sequence:
- the LOC115967214 gene encoding putative F-box protein At3g10430, with translation MENESHSHIADENCSLGQDVILEILARLPAESLIQCERVCKSWFRIIHDPNFVHKFKQVFIIGKFHRLQYLVLNVNNGNWTGKVLENSWCTFFRIEDAYNGLILHKTTNYSNLHVYNNSNDKMTTIPLVPLTSSRNYYSLVHDASIQKYKVVCFCLRNNIVKCYIYVLDSNDEEVNEAPTWRELSFSFLVNFPTHPTIDFDRVLCNGALNWISKTETDLMAYVSSLDISSEKLGKRIELPSKPSLCNMTIFFNCKLLAFNGFLCYANPSSKDRFDFWVLKDWDKLKPIWIKQYTLRLSSMICKPAGLKSFVHDNFFPLAIYHSVHSYSVEIMIQFSRKLFVYNVKSKELRSIEVIEEESLDACYLRHFIITLK, from the coding sequence ATGGAAAATGAATCACATTCTCACATAGCAGATGAAAATTGCTCTTTGGGTCAAGATGTCATCTTGGAAATATTAGCAAGATTGCCAGCAGAAAGCCTTATCCAATGTGAGAGGGTTTGCAAAAGTTGGTTTAGAATTATTCATGATCCAAACTTCGTACACAAATTTAAGCAAGTATTCATCATTGGAAAATTTCATCGGCTTCaatatttagttttgaatgTCAACAATGGCAATTGGACAGGTAAAGTATTAGAAAATTCCTGGTGCACATTTTTCCGAATTGAAGATGCCTATAATGGGCTGATACTTCACAAAACTACAAATTATAGCAATCTCCACGTCTATAATAATAGCAATGACAAGATGACCACCATCCCTCTTGTGCCACTGACGAGTTCAAGAAACTACTATTCATTGGTACATGATGCTTCCATCCAAAAGTACAAGGTCGTTTGCTTTTGTTTGCGTAATAATATTGTGAAGTGCTATATATATGTTCTGGATAGTAATGATGAAGAAGTAAATGAAGCTCCTACTTGGAGGGAATTGAGCTTTTCTTTCCTCGTAAACTTTCCAACTCATCCCACTATAGACTTCGATAGAGTTCTGTGTAATGGAGCTTTGAATTGGATTTCAAAAACTGAAACAGATCTGATGGCATATGTATCATCATTAGACATATCAAGTGAGAAGCTTGGGAAAAGAATTGAGCTGCCATCGAAACCCAGCTTGTGCAACATGACAATATTCTTCAATTGCAAGTTATTAGCTTTCAATGGATTTCTTTGTTATGCTAATCCAAGTTCCAAGGAtaggtttgatttttgggtCTTGAAGGATTGGGATAAACTTAAACCTATTTGGATCAAGCAATATACGTTACGCCTTTCATCGATGATCTGCAAGCCAGCAGGTTTGAAGAGTTTCGTTCATGATAATTTCTTTCCTCTTGCAATATACCATAGTGTGCACTCTTATTCAGTTGAAATCATGATACAGTTTTCCCGCAAGTTGTTTGTATACAACGTGAAGAGCAAAGAGTTGAGGAGTATTGAGGTTATCGAAGAAGAATCATTGGATGCATGCTACCTTCGTCATTTTATCATcacactaaaataa
- the LOC115969117 gene encoding alpha-1,3-mannosyl-glycoprotein 2-beta-N-acetylglucosaminyltransferase isoform X1, with protein sequence MANMVFCDYRFLLVVAAVAFIYIQMRLFATQTEYADRLAAAVEEENHCTTQMRLLIDQISMQQGRIVALEEERKRREQECAQLKGLVEELERKGLQRLTDKVQVPVAAVVIMACNRADYLERTINSVLKYQSSVALKYPVFVSQDGSHPDVKRKALSYDQLTYMQHLDSEPPKTERPGEMVAYYKIARHYKWALDELFYKHNLSRVIILEDDMEIAPDFFDYFEAAAALLDKDKSIMAVSSWNDNGQKQFVHDPYALYRSNFFPGLGWMLTRSIWDELSPKWPKAYWDDWLRLKENHKGRQFIRPEVCRTYNFGEHGSSMGQFFKQYLEPIKLNDVQVDWKSMDLSYLMEEKFTKHFGDMVKKAKPVRGTDVVLKAYNIDGDVRIQYEDQPEFERIANQFGIFEEWKDGIPRTAYKGVVVFRYQTSRRVFLVGPDSLKQLGIEGA encoded by the exons atggcgaaCATGGTCTTCTGTGACTATCGCTTCCTTCTCGTCGTTGCAGCCGTGGCCTTCATCTACATCCAG ATGAGACTGTTCGCTACACAAACAGAATATGCTGATCGCCTTGCTGCTGCG gttGAAGAAGAGAATCATTGTACGACTCAAATGCGATTACTAATTGATCAAATAAGCATGCAACAAGGGCGAATTGTGGCACTTGAAG AAGAAAGGAAACGCCGAGAGCAAGAGTGTGCACAACTGAAGGGCCTTGTTGAAGAACTTGAAA GAAAGGGCCTACAGAGACTGACTGACAAAGTACAG GTGCCGGTGGCTGCAGTTGTGATTATGGCATGCAATCGTGCAGATTATTTAGAGAGGACAATTAATTCTGTCTTAAA ATATCAAAGTTCTGTTGCTTTGAAGTATCCTGTCTTTGTATCCCAG GATGGATCACATCCAGATGTTAAAAGGAAGGCATTGAGTTATGATCAGCTGACATATATGCAG CACTTGGATTCTGAACCACCGAAAACTGAAAGGCCTGGAGAGATGGTTGCATACTATAAAATTGCTC GTCATTACAAATGGGCATTGGATGAATTGTTCTATAAGCATAACTTAAGCCGAGTAATCATACTTGAAG ATGATATGGAAATTGCACCCGACTTTTTTGATTACTTTGAGGCTGCAGCAGCACTCCTCGACAAGGATAA GTCCATAATGGCTGTTTCCTCGTGGAACGACAATGGACAAAAGCAGTTTGTGCATGATCCTT ATGCACTCTATCGTTCAAATTTCTTTCCTGGACTTGGGTGGATGCTGACTAGATCTATATGGGATGAGCTGTCTCCAAAATGGCCTAAGGC TTACTGGGATGACTGGTTGAGGTTAAAAGAGAATCACAAAGGTCGACAATTTATTCGTCCAGAAGTGTGCAGAACCTACAATTTTGGTGAGCAT GGTTCTAGTATGGGGCAGTTTTTTAAACAATACCTTGAGCCAATTAAGCTTAATGATGTCCAG GTTGACTGGAAGTCCATGGATTTGAGCTACTTGATGGAG GAGAAGTTCACAAAGCACTTTGGTGACATGGTGAAAAAGGCTAAACCTGTCCGCGGAACAGATGTTGTTCTGAAGGCATATAATATAGATGGTGATGTACGAATACAGTACGAAGACCAACCAGAGTTTGAACGCATCGCAAACCAGTTTGGAATTTTTGAAGAGTGGAAG GATGGTATACCAAGGACAGCATATAAAGGAGTAGTTGTTTTCCGGTACCAAACCTCAAGGCGTGTATTCCTTGTTGGTCCAGATTCCCTCAAGCAGCTTGGTATTGAAGGTGCTTGA
- the LOC115967216 gene encoding probable carboxylesterase 9 → MSLAESDIDPYEHFRIGRNPDGTITRYMNLPRIKASLVASHGNPVVSKDLTLNPKNETRVRIYMPTTKLCSSNDDTRIPIIIFFAGSGWISTNWDTVLVHSQCSALTQEVHAIVVNVDYRIAPENRLPVQYEDAMDAVLWVRAQALDTNGEQWIREYGDISRCYLHGSSNGGNMVFFTALEATRMELEPLRIAGNIMNQPLFGGMERTNSEMQSIDDPSFPLCVQDMFWELSLPEGVDRDIWYCNPMVEGPYTSAISKLGRCLVIGFCGDALIDRHQEFVTMLVKHQVQIEAQFSNIGFHAIELIDRETANELVEIAKDFINKA, encoded by the coding sequence ATGTCGTTGGCAGAGTCTGATATAGACCCATATGAACATTTCAGAATTGGTCGCAACCCTGATGGCACTATCACTCGATATATGAACCTCCCAAGGATCAAGGCAAGCCTTGTAGCCTCTCACGGTAACCCTGTGGTCTCCAAAGATCTCACTCTCAATCCAAAAAACGAAACCCGAGTTCGAATCTACATGCCTACGACCAAACTGTGTTCATCAAATGATGATACAAGAATTCCCATCATAATTTTCTTTGCGGGTTCTGGATGGATCTCAACTAACTGGGACACTGTCCTCGTCCATTCACAATGCTCAGCGCTCACACAAGAAGTTCATGCCATTGTTGTCAATGTTGACTATCGCATCGCCCCAGAGAATAGGCTGCCGGTTCAATATGAGGACGCAATGGATGCGGTTCTCTGGGTTAGAGCACAAGCTTTGGATACAAATGGTGAGCAATGGATTAGAGAATACGGAGATATTTCGAGGTGTTATCTACATGGAAGTAGCAATGGTGGTAACATGGTATTTTTCACTGCGTTAGAAGCAACGAGGATGGAGTTGGAGCCGTTGAGAATTGCTGGGAATATAATGAACCAACCCTTGTTTGGTGGGATGGAAAGGACTAACTCAGAGATGCAAAGCATTGATGACCCGTCGTTCCCCTTGTGTGTACAAGATATGTTCTGGGAGCTCTCTTTGCCAGAAGGTGTAGATAGGGACATTTGGTattgtaatccaatggtggaggGTCCTTACACAAGCGCCATTAGCAAGCTTGGTAGGTGCCTTGTGATTGGGTTCTGCGGGGACGCCCTCATCGATCGGCACCAGGAGTTTGTAACCATGTTGGTGAAGCATCAAGTCCAGATCGAAGCACAGTTTAGCAACATTGGTTTCCATGCCATCGAGCTTATAGACAGGGAGACGGCAAACGAACTTGTGGAAATAGCTAAAGACTTCATAAACAAAGCATGA
- the LOC115969117 gene encoding alpha-1,3-mannosyl-glycoprotein 2-beta-N-acetylglucosaminyltransferase isoform X2, giving the protein MANMVFCDYRFLLVVAAVAFIYIQMRLFATQTEYADRLAAAVEEENHCTTQMRLLIDQISMQQGRIVALEEERKRREQECAQLKGLVEELERKGLQRLTDKVPVAAVVIMACNRADYLERTINSVLKYQSSVALKYPVFVSQDGSHPDVKRKALSYDQLTYMQHLDSEPPKTERPGEMVAYYKIARHYKWALDELFYKHNLSRVIILEDDMEIAPDFFDYFEAAAALLDKDKSIMAVSSWNDNGQKQFVHDPYALYRSNFFPGLGWMLTRSIWDELSPKWPKAYWDDWLRLKENHKGRQFIRPEVCRTYNFGEHGSSMGQFFKQYLEPIKLNDVQVDWKSMDLSYLMEEKFTKHFGDMVKKAKPVRGTDVVLKAYNIDGDVRIQYEDQPEFERIANQFGIFEEWKDGIPRTAYKGVVVFRYQTSRRVFLVGPDSLKQLGIEGA; this is encoded by the exons atggcgaaCATGGTCTTCTGTGACTATCGCTTCCTTCTCGTCGTTGCAGCCGTGGCCTTCATCTACATCCAG ATGAGACTGTTCGCTACACAAACAGAATATGCTGATCGCCTTGCTGCTGCG gttGAAGAAGAGAATCATTGTACGACTCAAATGCGATTACTAATTGATCAAATAAGCATGCAACAAGGGCGAATTGTGGCACTTGAAG AAGAAAGGAAACGCCGAGAGCAAGAGTGTGCACAACTGAAGGGCCTTGTTGAAGAACTTGAAA GAAAGGGCCTACAGAGACTGACTGACAAA GTGCCGGTGGCTGCAGTTGTGATTATGGCATGCAATCGTGCAGATTATTTAGAGAGGACAATTAATTCTGTCTTAAA ATATCAAAGTTCTGTTGCTTTGAAGTATCCTGTCTTTGTATCCCAG GATGGATCACATCCAGATGTTAAAAGGAAGGCATTGAGTTATGATCAGCTGACATATATGCAG CACTTGGATTCTGAACCACCGAAAACTGAAAGGCCTGGAGAGATGGTTGCATACTATAAAATTGCTC GTCATTACAAATGGGCATTGGATGAATTGTTCTATAAGCATAACTTAAGCCGAGTAATCATACTTGAAG ATGATATGGAAATTGCACCCGACTTTTTTGATTACTTTGAGGCTGCAGCAGCACTCCTCGACAAGGATAA GTCCATAATGGCTGTTTCCTCGTGGAACGACAATGGACAAAAGCAGTTTGTGCATGATCCTT ATGCACTCTATCGTTCAAATTTCTTTCCTGGACTTGGGTGGATGCTGACTAGATCTATATGGGATGAGCTGTCTCCAAAATGGCCTAAGGC TTACTGGGATGACTGGTTGAGGTTAAAAGAGAATCACAAAGGTCGACAATTTATTCGTCCAGAAGTGTGCAGAACCTACAATTTTGGTGAGCAT GGTTCTAGTATGGGGCAGTTTTTTAAACAATACCTTGAGCCAATTAAGCTTAATGATGTCCAG GTTGACTGGAAGTCCATGGATTTGAGCTACTTGATGGAG GAGAAGTTCACAAAGCACTTTGGTGACATGGTGAAAAAGGCTAAACCTGTCCGCGGAACAGATGTTGTTCTGAAGGCATATAATATAGATGGTGATGTACGAATACAGTACGAAGACCAACCAGAGTTTGAACGCATCGCAAACCAGTTTGGAATTTTTGAAGAGTGGAAG GATGGTATACCAAGGACAGCATATAAAGGAGTAGTTGTTTTCCGGTACCAAACCTCAAGGCGTGTATTCCTTGTTGGTCCAGATTCCCTCAAGCAGCTTGGTATTGAAGGTGCTTGA
- the LOC115967215 gene encoding probable carboxylesterase 9: protein MLTDHLDIDPYDHFGIGRNPDGTITRYMNFPRIKASPVASHGEPVVSKDLTLNPKNKTRVRIFIPTSKLCCSNDDDTRIPIIIFFAGNGWTLSNWDTTLVHSQCSMLTDQVHAIVVNVEYRLAPENRLPVQYEDAMDAVLWVREQALDPNGELWIRENGDISRCYLHGCSNGGNMVFFTALEATRTELEPLRIAGNIMNQPLFGGIERTNSETQSLEDPVLPLCVQDMFWELALPEGEDRDIWCCNPLVDGPHTSAISKLGRCLVLGFTGDPIMDRLQEFVAMLVTHRVPIEAKFDHTGFHGIDMVDPTRANALVEMTKEFINKP, encoded by the coding sequence ATGTTGACAGATCATTTGGATATAGACCCATATGACCACTTCGGAATTGGTCGCAACCCTGATGGCACCATCACTCGATATATGAACTTCCCCAGGATCAAGGCAAGCCCTGTGGCCTCTCATGGTGAGCCTGTGGTTTCCAAAGATCTCACTCTCaatcccaaaaacaaaacccgAGTTCGAATCTTCATACCAACGTCCAAACTGTGTTGTTCAAATGATGATGATACAAGGATTCCCATCATAATTTTCTTTGCGGGTAATGGATGGACCTTATCCAACTGGGACACTACCCTTGTCCATTCACAATGCTCGATGCTCACAGACCAAGTTCATGCCATTGTTGTCAATGTTGAATATCGCCTTGCCCCAGAGAATAGGCTGCCGGTTCAATATGAGGACGCAATGGATGCGGTTCTCTGGGTTAGAGAACAAGCTTTGGATCCAAATGGTGAGCTATGGATTAGAGAAAACGGAGATATTTCGAGGTGTTATCTGCATGGATGTAGCAATGGTGGCAACATGGTATTTTTCACTGCATTAGAAGCAACGAGAACGGAGTTGGAGCCGTTGAGGATTGCTGGGAATATAATGAACCAACCCTTGTTTGGTGGGATCGAAAGGACTAACTCAGAGACACAAAGCCTTGAGGACCCTGTGTTGCCCTTGTGTGTACAAGATATGTTCTGGGAGCTAGCGCTGCCAGAAGGTGAAGATAGGGACATTTGGTGTTGTAATCCATTGGTGGATGGTCCACATACAAGCGCCATTAGCAAGCTTGGTAGGTGCCTTGTGCTTGGGTTCACTGGGGACCCCATCATGGATCGGCTACAGGAGTTTGTAGCTATGTTGGTGACTCATCGTGTCCCGATCGAAGCGAAGTTTGACCATACCGGGTTCCATGGCATCGACATGGTAGATCCAACGAGGGCAAATGCTCTTGTGGAAATGACTAAAGAATTCATAAACAAACCGTGA